A stretch of the Actinomycetota bacterium genome encodes the following:
- a CDS encoding UDP-N-acetylmuramoyl-L-alanine--D-glutamate ligase — translation NALAAAAAVHAMGLTAAQIASGLRTFAPIEHRLEPVAVVDGVEWFNDSKATNPDAVMKAVAAFEGTPLVLLLGGRNKGNDFRPLAEVAAPRCRRVVAFGEAADEVAAAFEGLGADVVRVQGLAEAVAAAREAAVDGDAVVLSPACASFDEFTSYEHRGATFKALVAALQGGEAS, via the coding sequence CGAACGCGCTCGCGGCGGCAGCGGCCGTGCACGCCATGGGGCTGACCGCGGCGCAGATCGCGTCGGGCCTGAGGACGTTCGCGCCCATCGAGCACCGGCTCGAGCCGGTCGCGGTCGTCGACGGCGTCGAGTGGTTCAACGACTCCAAGGCGACGAATCCCGACGCGGTGATGAAGGCCGTCGCGGCGTTCGAGGGCACGCCGCTGGTGCTCCTGCTCGGCGGCCGGAACAAGGGCAACGACTTCCGCCCGCTCGCCGAGGTCGCGGCGCCGCGCTGCCGGCGCGTCGTCGCGTTCGGCGAGGCCGCGGACGAGGTTGCCGCGGCATTCGAGGGCCTGGGCGCCGACGTCGTCCGCGTGCAGGGGCTCGCCGAGGCGGTCGCGGCCGCGCGGGAGGCCGCGGTCGACGGGGACGCGGTCGTGCTGTCGCCGGCGTGCGCGTCGTTCGACGAGTTCACCAGCTACGAGCACCGGGGCGCGACGTTCAAGGCGCTCGTCGCGGCGCTGCAGGGGGGCGAGGCCTCGTGA